In Phenylobacterium hankyongense, the sequence CCCTTGTCGAGGCGCTGGGCGCGCACGACGGTGTAGGGCGTCTCGAACTGCTCCAGCGTCCATTGGGTCCAGCCGGTGGTCTGCAGGCCGCCGTAGACGTCCACCACGCCGACGCGCACGGGCTTCAGCTTGAGGGTGTCCGCCTTGGGGGCGGCGTCTGCGGCGTAGACATCGACGCCCAGCGACTTCGAGCCGGCTTCCAGGATGGCCCGCGACTGGGCCGAGGCCGGGACCCAGATGGCGCCAGGCGCCAGCGTCTTGCCGGCGACGGCGGTGGGGGTCTTCACCCAGTACACCGGCTGCTTCGCCTTCAGGAGGCGGTTGGTGAGGATGGTGGCGTCGTTGATCTCGTGGCTGATCAGGAAGCCCGCCTTGCCCTGGCCGATGATCTTGCCGGCCGGGGGTGCGGTGACGTCGGCCAGCCGTTCGAAGGGACCGTCGAAGCCATCGAGGACGCGGTCGAACTTGATCCCCATCTGGTAGGCCAGGGTGTAGCCGGCCGCGTCATAGGGCGCGATCGGCGGGCCGCCCGGATAGGCGAAGTCGTTCGGGTGATCCTGCGGCTCGAACATGTCCATGACGTGCGGCCGGTAGGCCTGGGCGGTCTTCACCACGTAGGAGCCGGCCGGATAGGTCTTGCCGGCGACGGTGAAGGCGGTCTTGGCGCGGTCGACCTTCACGCCCGCCTTGATCAGGGCGTTGACGAACTTCGTCGCCGTCGGGAAGTCGGCCTGGTCGGCGGTGATGATATAGCCGCGCGGATCGCGATGGGTCGGGTCGTGCAGGATGCTCTCATAGAGCGCCGGGTCGAGGGTCTTTTCGCCCTTGAACGCGGTGCCGGCCGCCGACAGCGCGGCGGGCGTGGAGGTCTTGCCGGCCGCCTTCAGCGCGTCGATCCGATCGCCGGTGACGGTCCAGTTGTCCTCGTTGCCGCGGGCGATGGAGTTGGCGCCCATCCGGTAGATGTTGAACAGCAGCCGCTCGCGGTTGCTGGCGGCGTAGTTGAGCACCGCGCGGTTCATCGACAGCGAGTAGTCGATCGACTGCTTCAGGTGCCAGATCTGCGGCTTGACCGGCAGCGGCAGGTCGTTGCGGGGCAGCTGGTTGTCAGCCACCAGCGGCAGCTGCATCGGCGTCGGGTGGCCGATGATCTCGGTCAGGATGCCGATCGAGTTGTGGAAGTAGGCGACCGTCCGCTCCATGCCGTTGTTCCAGGTGGAGTAGTTCGCGGCTGAGCGCATTCCCGAGCCGCCCTTGCCCTCGGAGACCAGCCGGCTGTGCATGGTCGCGCCGACCTCGCTGAGTTCGGTCATGATCAACGGGTCGTAGTTGTAGTTGAAGGGGTCCCGGAACGGCGGGATGAACACCACCGCGCCCAGCGGGCCGGTCTGGTGGTGGTTGTAGATGATCTGCGGGTACCATTCCCGGAAGAAGATCTTGTTGAGGTTCGTCGTCTCCTTCTGGGAGACCATGTAGGAGTCGCGGTTGTTATCGTGGCCGACGTACTTCTGGTAGATCACCGGCAGGGTGTCGAATTCACGCTTCAGCGGGTCGGCGTTGCGCATGTACCAGTTGGCCAGCAGGTCCTGGCCGTCGGGATTGGCCTGGCCGAACAGGATGACGACGTTGTCGAGGATCTTCCTGGCCTCGGCGTCGTTGCTGCTCAGCATGTCGTAGACGCCGGCCATCAGCGCCTGGGCGTGCTCGACTTCGCTGGCGTGCATGCCGCCGTCGATCCAGATCACCGCCTTGCCTTCCGCCGCCAGGGCGTGCGCCTGGTCGTCGGTCAGGCCTTCGGCGTTGGCCAGCCGCGCGGCGATCTGCTTGTAGCGGTCAAGCTTGGCGAGGTTCTGCGGCGAGGAGACGATCATCATGTACTGGCGGCGACCTTCGCTGGTCTCGCCGATGTCGACCATCTTCGCGCGGTCGCTCTGGGACGCGAGCGTCTTCCAGTAGCTGACCAGCTGGCTGTAGTTGGCGAGGAAATAGTCTTCGCCGATGTCGTGGCCGAGGGCCTCGCGCGGGGTGGTCAGGTGGGCCGCCGGCGTCTGGGCGAACGCAGGCTGGCTCAACACCGCGAACGCCGTCGCGGCCAAAAGGACTCGTTTCATGTGCGCCCCCTCCAAAAAGGACTTTGGCGGGAGTTGCTCTCACGCCACGTCGTATGACGCAGTGCGGAGCGGAAACCTCAGCAGTCAGGGGCGGACGAGCGCGACTTCGCGATCGGTGGGGCCGGAGACCCGCGCCAGGCCATAGCCCTGCAGGGCCCGGGCGAAGGCGTCGACCTCGCCGGTGCGGAAGACGCCGCTGATCGGCGTGCGCGCCAGCGCCGGGTCGGCGATCCGCAGCTTGCGCGCGGAAAAGCGGTTCATTTCCGCGACCACCGCAGAAAGCGGCTGGCCGTCGAACACCAACTGGCCGCGCAGCCAGCTGGCCGCCTGGGCGGTGTCGACCTCGCTCACCTGCCAGTTGGTCTGGGCGTCGGCGACGAGCTGTGAGCCGGCGGTCATCTCAACCGTCCGCTCGCCGTGCGGGGTAGGGCCCACGATCCGCACCCGGCCCTCGACCAAGGTGACGGCCAGCCGCTCGCTGTCGACGCGGACGTCGAAGGCGGTGCCCACCGCGGTGACGCGGTCCTGGCCGGCCGAGACGATGAACGGCCGCCTGGCGTCCTTGGCGACCTGGAAATAGGCCTGGCCGCGGGCCAGTCGCACCGGTCGTTCACGCCCCCAGCCGCCGACCTCGACCTTGGAGTCGGTGTTGAGGGTGATGATCGAGCCGTCGGCCAGCCGATAGCTCGCCCGCTGGCCGACCGCGGTGGTGAAGGTCTGGGCTGGGCTGGCCCCGGGCCGCGCCGCGGGCGAGAGCCGGAACCAGCCGCCAAGCGCGCCGCCCATCAGGACGACCGCGGCGCTCGCCGCGACCGCGCGCCGCAGCCACGGCTGATCGATCAGGCGCGGCCGTGCGGTCTGCATCGCCAGGTGCGCCTCGCGGCGCAGGGCGGCCACGGCGGGATCGTCCTCCACCAGCGCGAATCCCGCCCACAGCCGCTGGACGCGCGCCCAGGCCTCGCGATTGGCGGCGCTTTGCGCGAGCCAGGCGTCCAGGCCCCGGCGATCGGCCGACCCGCCCTGCAGCTTCGCGAGCCAGGCTGCCGCCGCGCTATCGGGGTCCACGCTGCTGTCGTTCGTCGGCCTGCTCGACGTCATCTGCGTCCCGTAGGCGATCGCTCATATGGCGCATCGCCTTCATTACATGTTTCTCGACCGCGCTGACCGAGATCCCGAACCGACCGGCCACGAGTTTGTAGCTCATCGACTCAAACCGGACGAGGGCGAACACCTGCCGCGTCCGGTCCGGAAGCTCATTCAGCGCGGCGATGGCGAGCGCCATCTCCTCACGCCCCTGTAGGACGCGCTCAGGCGAGATATCATCAACGGGGTGATGAAATTCAGTCAGCTCGCAGTGGTCGGACCGCCGGCGGGTGCGGTTGCGGCGGGCCCGGTCGATCAGGACATTGGCGGCGACTTCAAAGAGATAGCCTTCGACGTTCTGCACCACGAGGTCGGGTTTGCGCTTCTGGATCCGCAGCAGGACCTCTTGCACGAGGTCCTCCGCATCGTCCGCCGGCGCACGCCGCGAGAAAAAGCTGCGCAGCGCCGTGGCGTAGGCCACGCCGAACTCCGTCAGCTCGGCGGCGTTCGCCGCCCGCTCTGGTGACCCCCCGATACGCCTCACTCAAATCGCCCCACTCGAATTTGACGGAAGAGTGACAGGGATTGCGGTAGGCAAGTCAACCAGGACGACACGCGGCAAAGCCGCCGACTCGACTTCGCGACACTTTGCCTGGCCTGAAGGCATGACATCGCCGCTGTGCTGTGCGACCGACGTCGCGTGGGACTCGCCTGTCAATTTTACGGCAGGATCGCGGGCAATGAGCGGGGTGTAAGCCGTCGTGCGGTGGGGGTCGTGGGGGTGGTCGTTGGGGCAAGGCGCGCCGTTCGCCTGGCTCGCCGCCG encodes:
- a CDS encoding M14 family metallopeptidase; the protein is MKRVLLAATAFAVLSQPAFAQTPAAHLTTPREALGHDIGEDYFLANYSQLVSYWKTLASQSDRAKMVDIGETSEGRRQYMMIVSSPQNLAKLDRYKQIAARLANAEGLTDDQAHALAAEGKAVIWIDGGMHASEVEHAQALMAGVYDMLSSNDAEARKILDNVVILFGQANPDGQDLLANWYMRNADPLKREFDTLPVIYQKYVGHDNNRDSYMVSQKETTNLNKIFFREWYPQIIYNHHQTGPLGAVVFIPPFRDPFNYNYDPLIMTELSEVGATMHSRLVSEGKGGSGMRSAANYSTWNNGMERTVAYFHNSIGILTEIIGHPTPMQLPLVADNQLPRNDLPLPVKPQIWHLKQSIDYSLSMNRAVLNYAASNRERLLFNIYRMGANSIARGNEDNWTVTGDRIDALKAAGKTSTPAALSAAGTAFKGEKTLDPALYESILHDPTHRDPRGYIITADQADFPTATKFVNALIKAGVKVDRAKTAFTVAGKTYPAGSYVVKTAQAYRPHVMDMFEPQDHPNDFAYPGGPPIAPYDAAGYTLAYQMGIKFDRVLDGFDGPFERLADVTAPPAGKIIGQGKAGFLISHEINDATILTNRLLKAKQPVYWVKTPTAVAGKTLAPGAIWVPASAQSRAILEAGSKSLGVDVYAADAAPKADTLKLKPVRVGVVDVYGGLQTTGWTQWTLEQFETPYTVVRAQRLDKGDLNKDFDVLIFPDAAIPEEAAFGGGMFRGGFGAKQPKPEEVPAQFRSWLGNITQEKTLPQVEKFVRQGGSVVAIGSSTSLANFMKLPIERSPAEIKDGKAQALPRTQFYIPGSLLTAKVDNTDPLAFGVPTTVDMFFDRSPTFKVADGSGMKPVAWFSGKHPLHSGWAWGQEHLDGSAAVVDASVGKGKLFLMGPEVNMRAQPHGTFKFLFNALFYGPAVAGQPAR
- a CDS encoding FecR family protein, translating into MDPDSAAAAWLAKLQGGSADRRGLDAWLAQSAANREAWARVQRLWAGFALVEDDPAVAALRREAHLAMQTARPRLIDQPWLRRAVAASAAVVLMGGALGGWFRLSPAARPGASPAQTFTTAVGQRASYRLADGSIITLNTDSKVEVGGWGRERPVRLARGQAYFQVAKDARRPFIVSAGQDRVTAVGTAFDVRVDSERLAVTLVEGRVRIVGPTPHGERTVEMTAGSQLVADAQTNWQVSEVDTAQAASWLRGQLVFDGQPLSAVVAEMNRFSARKLRIADPALARTPISGVFRTGEVDAFARALQGYGLARVSGPTDREVALVRP
- a CDS encoding RNA polymerase sigma factor yields the protein MAYATALRSFFSRRAPADDAEDLVQEVLLRIQKRKPDLVVQNVEGYLFEVAANVLIDRARRNRTRRRSDHCELTEFHHPVDDISPERVLQGREEMALAIAALNELPDRTRQVFALVRFESMSYKLVAGRFGISVSAVEKHVMKAMRHMSDRLRDADDVEQADERQQRGPR